The DNA region GGGAAATCGTCTACTCCATCCATAATTTCGCTGATGAGACGCTCCAGGTTAACTCTCCGACCACGATTCTCCAATTTGGCGAGATGATGATTCTTGAGCTTCATGAGATTGGACAATACGGTTACAGGCGTGCTGGAGGCTGCACCATAGAAGCGTTCGCGAAGGGTGGCCGTGATGTCGAGGCCCGCTTCCTCCTGGATTTTCTCCAAGACGGCAAAGAGGCGCCCCAGTCGGTACCCAGGGTTCATGTTGGAATGGTCAAGTGACACGGTAATCTCCTTTTCTGAGGTTTGCGCGATGCTAGCCCGACGATTTAAACAAGCCTTGATAATAGCCGCGCGTGGATAAGTCACTTCTCGTTCGGCGCGCACACGGCGTATCGCGCCTTGCATAAGTGTGTCTGGATAGGGAAGACGTCCCATAATAGAGCGCATCACTTCGCCACTGAGATTCGGCGGGATGTTTTTCCTTTGACCCTGAACGGCGACGGCTCGGAGCAGCCGTAATACAGAAAGATGTGGTTTCTCGCGTCGTGATCGGACAATTTCCAGATCGTCGAAGTGTTGTTGAATGCTCTTTGCTAACTCTGCCACCGTTCCCACATGCCAGAAGCGGATCGCGATTCGTGCGGCATTGGGAACAAGTCCCAACACAAAGAACCGAGTTTGGTCGTCGTTGATCGGCGCGATTCCCTGATGGGGCGCTTTATATAAGGCTCTGATTGCGAGAGCACCACGGTCAGGGTCGTCCACAGGGTCGTCCTCAAAGATGTCGGGCAACTGATCTTCCAGCGGGCTTGGCTTGTCTGCCCAGAACACAGTGGAGGCATCGCCAACTTGAAGGTGTTGCCTGCTGTCTTTCCCTAACAGATAGTTGAGCGCGGTGGTATAAGAAAAAGCTGAACGTTTACCTACAGGCGCGTTGCGACCCTGTTTCTTCCCCCATGACTTAAACGCTGGACGATTGAACGATATAATATCGGCGCCGGCTTTTGGCGCACCCATTACACCCTTAATGGGAGCATGCAATCGCTCGATCTCATCAGTATCTCCCGTGATAAGACAAACTCCATCAGGTGTAGCCGTCGTGGCTGATTTGGATACGGCATCGGTTACCGCTTGCCGTTGGCAGATCAACTCGATATCACCCTGAAGGCGGAAGGTTATGTTCTGGTTACTTGTTTGCACCTCCTTCCATTCAGTGAACCGTTCCAGAGCGGTGTAATCATTGTGCTCACAAAACCTCACAACAGCCCGAACACCTTCATCGGCTTGGCAAGGTGGAGGGAGGGACTTGATTTTCCTAATGAATGCTTCCCGTTTATCTTTTAAGTTCTTTCGATACTCGGTCTCTTTAGCCTTGCTTTTCGTCTCAGAAAGTTTTTTGGAGTTCGGCAGTCCAAGGACATATTCAGCATTACCCCAAAGCAAATTTGCCACAACGTTGCGGGTTTTCTTTACTCTTTGGGGAATGTAATACGGTTTGCCTCGTTTCTTATTTCCTTCCTGCTTACGAGTATCTTCGATCTGAACCACTGAGCCGCTCGTGTTTACTTCGATGACAAACGGGATTTCTTTCCACTCAAACCCCTCGCGAGGAAGATCAGTCTTTCGTTGGTAATAGTCGTACAGTGATTGCAGGATCATCCCCGGACCTCCTCACTCTCCCAAGCTGGCACATGAACAACGCCATTATCCAAACGGGCAGGAAAGAAACGCGGTTTGGGATCAGAGGAGTTACTGTGGTCCAGATCATAGAGCATCCAACCGAGCTCCTTCGTTACGTCGATCGGTCTTGGCTCGTTTTTCAGGTCCTCTACCAACCGGAACGCACAGGCGAACTCACGACAGCCCAGGTACGGTTGATTGACACATTGGCCGTGGAAGGCCCGCCGCTCAAACATATTCATGAACTTGACCGTGTTGTTCTCAGGTAGTGCAAGCAGATCATCCTCACCCCTGTTGATTGGCACATTGGAGAGATGTGGGAAGTGCGGCTTATGAAATCCGGGGTCCCGGAGTTCGAAGTAGGCATGGATACGGTAGGCCACATCGCGCAGAAATAGTCCAGCGCGTTGCTGACGCTCATTTTCTACGTAAAGTCCTAAGTTGCCGGAGCCAGCCCTCATCGCAGCCTG from Deltaproteobacteria bacterium includes:
- the cas5c gene encoding type I-C CRISPR-associated protein Cas5, which codes for MAKSYCLEVSGDFACFTRPEMKVERVSYDVMTPSAARAVFESIVWKPAIRWRVTKIEVLKPIKWISVRRNEVKAVVTTRNVQAAMRAGSGNLGLYVENERQQRAGLFLRDVAYRIHAYFELRDPGFHKPHFPHLSNVPINRGEDDLLALPENNTVKFMNMFERRAFHGQCVNQPYLGCREFACAFRLVEDLKNEPRPIDVTKELGWMLYDLDHSNSSDPKPRFFPARLDNGVVHVPAWESEEVRG
- the cas8c gene encoding type I-C CRISPR-associated protein Cas8c/Csd1 — encoded protein: MILQSLYDYYQRKTDLPREGFEWKEIPFVIEVNTSGSVVQIEDTRKQEGNKKRGKPYYIPQRVKKTRNVVANLLWGNAEYVLGLPNSKKLSETKSKAKETEYRKNLKDKREAFIRKIKSLPPPCQADEGVRAVVRFCEHNDYTALERFTEWKEVQTSNQNITFRLQGDIELICQRQAVTDAVSKSATTATPDGVCLITGDTDEIERLHAPIKGVMGAPKAGADIISFNRPAFKSWGKKQGRNAPVGKRSAFSYTTALNYLLGKDSRQHLQVGDASTVFWADKPSPLEDQLPDIFEDDPVDDPDRGALAIRALYKAPHQGIAPINDDQTRFFVLGLVPNAARIAIRFWHVGTVAELAKSIQQHFDDLEIVRSRREKPHLSVLRLLRAVAVQGQRKNIPPNLSGEVMRSIMGRLPYPDTLMQGAIRRVRAEREVTYPRAAIIKACLNRRASIAQTSEKEITVSLDHSNMNPGYRLGRLFAVLEKIQEEAGLDITATLRERFYGAASSTPVTVLSNLMKLKNHHLAKLENRGRRVNLERLISEIMDGVDDFPSHLNLADQGRFNIGYYHQRHALFTKSTETKQGD